The Kordia sp. SMS9 genome window below encodes:
- a CDS encoding co-chaperone YbbN codes for MVKELDQDNLQELVAEHNTVVVQYSASWCGNCRIMKPKVKKLAKELEDITFIIADAEKFPQSRKLATVDNLPTFATFKNGEFVNQVQTNKFDVLKELVDGVA; via the coding sequence ATGGTTAAAGAATTAGATCAAGATAATTTACAAGAATTGGTTGCTGAACACAATACGGTTGTCGTACAATATTCTGCATCTTGGTGTGGAAACTGTCGCATCATGAAACCTAAAGTAAAAAAACTTGCCAAAGAGCTGGAAGACATTACTTTTATCATCGCGGATGCAGAAAAATTTCCACAATCAAGAAAATTAGCAACCGTAGACAACTTACCGACATTTGCTACGTTTAAAAATGGTGAATTTGTGAATCAAGTACAGACAAACAAGTTTGACGTTTTAAAGGAATTGGTAGACGGAGTTGCATAA
- a CDS encoding peroxiredoxin, protein MALVGKKFPNLNVDAMNEMGDTFKLNVLDEAVNNKKKVVLFWYPKDFTFVCPTELHAFQAALEEFEKRNTIVIGASCDTPEVHFAWLNTEKDNGGIEGVTYPLLADTNRNLSSILGILDITNEVYDEETGTVQVEGDNVTYRATYLIDEEGTVFHEGINHMPVGRNVNEYLRLIDAYTHVQEKGEVCPANWEEGKEAMNANRDGVAEYLATNV, encoded by the coding sequence ATGGCTTTAGTAGGCAAAAAATTCCCAAACTTGAATGTAGATGCAATGAACGAAATGGGAGACACTTTCAAATTAAATGTTTTGGATGAAGCAGTAAACAACAAGAAAAAAGTAGTATTGTTCTGGTATCCAAAAGATTTTACATTTGTTTGCCCAACAGAATTGCATGCTTTTCAAGCAGCTTTGGAAGAATTTGAAAAAAGAAATACCATTGTAATTGGTGCTTCTTGTGATACTCCAGAAGTGCATTTTGCATGGTTAAATACAGAAAAAGATAACGGCGGAATTGAAGGCGTAACCTATCCGTTATTAGCAGATACAAACCGTAATTTATCAAGCATTTTAGGCATTTTAGATATTACAAACGAAGTATACGACGAAGAAACGGGAACGGTTCAAGTAGAAGGTGACAATGTTACGTACAGAGCTACGTATTTAATTGACGAAGAAGGAACTGTTTTCCACGAAGGAATCAACCACATGCCAGTTGGTAGAAACGTAAACGAATACCTCCGTTTGATTGATGCATACACACACGTGCAAGAAAAAGGAGAAGTGTGTCCAGCAAACTGGGAAGAAGGAAAAGAAGCAATGAATGCTAACAGAGACGGCGTTGCTGAATATTTAGCGACAAACGTTTAA
- the nhaC gene encoding Na+/H+ antiporter NhaC: MQSQDIKPREPQDENIIENKELNIWEALIPVIALVGMLFYNVKFAFGDDALSGSNQFILLLGAAVAAIVGFYNKVSYKQMLDEVAENVKSTTGALLILLFVGSLAGTWLISGIIPSMIYYGLQILNPTIFLPACVVICAIISIATGSSWTTSATVGIALIGIGNALGIHAGMTAGAVISGAYFGDKMSPLSDTTNLAPAMAGGELFSHIKYMTYTTVPTIIVTLIIFIIISLSLDVSGTADTSEMLASISASFNISPWLFLVPLAVIFLIVKKTPPLVALLIGTLLGGIFAVIFQPEIVTSIGGGDSLTFNNAYKGIMNAMTIDTAIETQSAELNDLFSSGGMSGMLGTIWLIVCAMVFGGVMDAIGALSRISKSVLNLFDTIFGLFASTVISCVGLNVLASDQYLAIVIPGRMYRKAFEDKGLAPENLSRTLEDSGTVTSVLIPWNTCGAYQSSVLNVDTFSYAGYAFFNYLSPFTTLLFAAFKIKIKQLATKAA; this comes from the coding sequence ATGCAAAGTCAAGATATTAAGCCTCGAGAACCACAAGATGAAAACATTATAGAAAATAAAGAATTAAATATATGGGAAGCATTAATTCCTGTAATTGCTTTAGTTGGCATGTTATTTTATAATGTAAAATTTGCTTTTGGAGATGATGCTTTAAGCGGAAGTAATCAATTTATACTATTGCTAGGTGCTGCTGTGGCTGCTATTGTTGGGTTTTACAATAAGGTATCGTACAAACAAATGCTGGATGAAGTCGCTGAAAACGTAAAATCGACCACAGGCGCTTTGTTAATTCTTCTTTTTGTAGGATCGTTAGCAGGAACTTGGCTCATTAGCGGAATTATTCCTTCTATGATATATTATGGATTGCAAATACTAAATCCAACCATATTTTTGCCTGCTTGCGTGGTTATTTGTGCCATCATTTCTATTGCGACAGGAAGTAGTTGGACCACTTCTGCTACGGTTGGTATTGCTTTAATTGGTATTGGAAATGCATTAGGGATTCACGCAGGAATGACTGCTGGTGCGGTAATTTCAGGAGCGTATTTTGGAGATAAAATGTCACCATTGAGTGATACCACAAATTTAGCACCAGCAATGGCTGGCGGCGAGTTGTTTTCACACATAAAATACATGACGTACACCACAGTACCAACAATTATTGTAACACTAATTATCTTTATCATTATAAGTCTGTCTTTAGATGTTTCAGGAACAGCAGACACAAGCGAAATGTTAGCTTCTATATCAGCTTCATTCAATATTTCTCCTTGGTTATTTTTAGTGCCACTTGCGGTAATTTTCCTAATTGTGAAGAAAACACCACCATTAGTAGCCTTATTAATAGGAACGCTTTTAGGCGGAATTTTCGCTGTGATATTTCAACCCGAAATCGTAACAAGTATTGGTGGTGGCGACAGTTTAACCTTCAACAACGCCTACAAAGGCATCATGAATGCAATGACCATAGACACTGCTATTGAAACGCAAAGTGCAGAATTGAATGATCTCTTTAGTTCTGGTGGAATGAGTGGAATGCTGGGAACTATATGGCTCATTGTTTGTGCGATGGTTTTTGGAGGTGTGATGGATGCCATCGGAGCCTTATCACGAATAAGTAAATCTGTATTGAATTTATTTGACACCATTTTTGGACTTTTTGCAAGTACTGTAATTAGTTGTGTTGGATTGAACGTTTTAGCATCCGATCAATATTTAGCCATTGTAATTCCTGGTAGAATGTATAGAAAAGCGTTTGAAGATAAAGGCTTAGCGCCCGAAAATTTAAGTAGAACCTTAGAAGATTCTGGAACGGTGACGTCAGTTTTAATTCCTTGGAATACCTGCGGAGCATATCAATCAAGTGTATTAAATGTTGATACGTTTTCGTATGCTGGATATGCCTTTTTTAACTATTTAAGTCCATTTACCACACTTTTATTTGCTGCTTTCAAAATCAAAATCAAACAGTTAGCTACCAAAGCTGCCTAA
- a CDS encoding metal-dependent hydrolase — protein MDSLTQIVLGAACGEAAMGKKIGNKALLFGAIGGTIPDLDVFLGNLFYSNKIDAMLFHRGFMHSMLFAILAAFLVGFLVFKLYDKGKRKGTTTRKDWTWLFFLSIFTHPLLDCFTGYGTQLFLPFSDYRVAFSNISVADPAYTLPFLICLIVLMFYKRRSPKRKLWLKLGVGISSVYMLFTIGNKFYINSVFEKSLAVQGIDYQRYNTEASILNNILWYGIAETETDFHVAFYSLFDTKDVFTDWKTIPKNHELLPKTNSDLACLAWFSNNYYMIEKNEDGTFTYSDLRYPSVNTGDGKPVVFSFKIFKDGDRLNMKPFQGPRFDEDTSLSDVFGIFWKRIKGK, from the coding sequence ATGGATTCGTTAACGCAAATTGTATTGGGTGCTGCCTGTGGAGAAGCTGCCATGGGAAAAAAGATCGGAAATAAAGCATTGCTTTTTGGCGCGATTGGCGGAACCATTCCCGATTTAGATGTGTTTTTAGGAAACCTCTTCTACAGCAACAAAATTGACGCCATGTTATTTCATAGAGGATTTATGCATTCGATGCTCTTTGCAATTTTAGCAGCTTTTTTGGTTGGATTTTTAGTGTTTAAACTATACGATAAAGGCAAGCGAAAAGGCACAACCACTCGAAAAGATTGGACGTGGCTGTTTTTTCTATCTATCTTTACGCATCCGCTTTTAGACTGCTTTACAGGATACGGAACGCAGCTATTTTTACCATTTAGCGATTATCGAGTGGCGTTTAGTAATATATCCGTGGCTGATCCTGCGTATACACTTCCTTTTCTAATTTGTTTGATTGTATTGATGTTTTACAAACGAAGAAGTCCGAAACGAAAACTGTGGTTAAAACTCGGTGTAGGAATCAGTTCTGTGTATATGTTATTCACGATTGGTAATAAATTTTATATCAATTCCGTTTTTGAAAAATCATTGGCTGTACAAGGAATTGACTATCAGCGGTACAATACAGAAGCCAGCATTTTAAATAATATTTTGTGGTATGGAATTGCCGAAACTGAAACCGACTTTCATGTGGCTTTTTATTCACTGTTTGATACGAAAGATGTGTTTACAGATTGGAAAACGATTCCTAAAAATCATGAATTACTCCCTAAAACCAATTCAGATTTGGCATGTTTGGCATGGTTTAGCAACAATTATTATATGATTGAAAAAAATGAAGATGGCACGTTTACGTACAGCGATTTGCGCTATCCGTCTGTAAATACAGGTGATGGGAAACCAGTTGTATTTTCATTTAAGATCTTTAAAGATGGCGATCGACTCAATATGAAACCATTTCAAGGCCCAAGATTTGATGAAGATACTTCTTTGAGTGACGTTTTTGGAATTTTTTGGAAACGGATTAAAGGGAAATAG
- a CDS encoding aminotransferase class I/II-fold pyridoxal phosphate-dependent enzyme: MKFNPANNIQDLQYFGEFGGVNPSISDASTYTFLSAKTMFDTFEGNADGCYLYSRHTSPSNLYLGEALAAMEGTETANVSASGMGAITPVILQLCKSGDHIVSSRTIYGGTYAFLKNFTPRFQIETSFVDMTKLDLVEAAITPKTKVLYCEAVSNPLLEVADIAALAKLAKKYNLQLVVDNTFSPLSIAPATLGADVVIHSLTKFINGASDTVGGVVCGTQAFIDQLRNVNDGASMLLGATMDSLRSASVLKNLRTLHIRMKQHSANAMYLATMFEADGLKTVYPGLPSHPSHEIFKSMMNTEYGFGGMLTIDVGSIDKANDLMELMQQKNLGYLAVSLGFYKTLFSAPGTSTSSEIPEEEQVEMGLTDGLIRFSVGLDHDIQRTYTIMCECMKQLNILKPVMV, encoded by the coding sequence ATGAAATTTAATCCCGCAAATAACATTCAAGATTTACAATATTTTGGCGAATTTGGAGGTGTAAATCCTTCCATTTCTGATGCTTCTACCTATACATTTCTTTCGGCAAAAACGATGTTTGATACGTTTGAAGGCAATGCCGATGGTTGCTATTTGTATTCAAGACATACTTCGCCAAGCAATTTGTATTTAGGGGAAGCGTTAGCCGCAATGGAAGGTACCGAAACCGCCAATGTTTCTGCTTCAGGAATGGGCGCTATTACACCTGTAATTTTGCAATTATGTAAAAGTGGCGATCATATCGTGTCTAGCAGAACAATTTACGGAGGCACGTATGCTTTTTTGAAAAATTTCACGCCGCGATTTCAGATTGAAACTTCATTTGTAGATATGACAAAACTGGATTTGGTAGAAGCTGCCATTACTCCCAAAACAAAAGTATTGTATTGTGAAGCTGTCAGCAATCCGTTGTTGGAAGTTGCTGATATTGCCGCTTTGGCAAAATTGGCAAAGAAGTACAATTTACAATTAGTGGTTGACAATACCTTTTCGCCATTATCAATTGCACCTGCAACATTAGGCGCAGATGTTGTCATTCATAGTTTGACAAAATTCATCAACGGCGCTAGTGATACTGTTGGTGGCGTTGTATGTGGAACACAAGCTTTTATTGATCAATTGCGCAATGTAAATGATGGCGCAAGCATGTTGTTGGGTGCTACGATGGACAGTTTGCGCTCGGCTTCTGTTTTGAAAAATTTACGCACATTACACATTCGCATGAAGCAACACAGTGCAAACGCCATGTATTTAGCTACAATGTTTGAAGCTGATGGTTTAAAAACGGTGTATCCAGGATTGCCATCACATCCGTCGCATGAAATTTTTAAAAGTATGATGAATACGGAATATGGTTTTGGCGGTATGCTAACAATTGATGTTGGCAGTATAGACAAAGCCAACGATTTAATGGAATTAATGCAACAAAAAAACTTAGGCTATTTGGCTGTAAGTCTGGGTTTTTATAAGACACTATTCAGTGCTCCAGGTACTTCAACATCCTCCGAAATTCCCGAAGAAGAACAAGTCGAAATGGGCTTAACTGACGGCTTAATTCGTTTTTCTGTGGGATTGGATCACGACATTCAACGCACGTATACAATTATGTGCGAATGCATGAAACAATTGAATATCCTGAAGCCAGTAATGGTATAG